A stretch of the Hevea brasiliensis isolate MT/VB/25A 57/8 unplaced genomic scaffold, ASM3005281v1 Scaf171, whole genome shotgun sequence genome encodes the following:
- the LOC110644173 gene encoding uncharacterized protein LOC110644173 — protein sequence MDCFDDDPFETSSSRDVKVDGVHQLLEEGWFFGKLLTRKPRSSLMLRCYSDPTPNFDQAILAENNPCIGKVVGNSIREPSLLPCIGWREEKIEEKQPTCRQLSDKASVQQPIKPTTCAEGIQENRRSKVITGQPSKHKLLRTPSLPPCIGRKEVEEEEENDDNITMSRLIRQAMSPRHTSKGMIQSSSMPRYSPPRNWKMQTIDTVNANSKQKRNLGCSNQRNIQRSLSNIESQEVQGFKDLGFTFNKQDLNPSEAGILPGLQDEQKKNQDHQDHDKVRRRPHLSKAWHLQKQSCAPPIPIWAPKNSAQEMKAQLKYWARAVASNVR from the exons ATGGATTGTTTTGATGATGACCCTTTTGAGACATCCTCTAGTAGGGATGTAAAGGTGGATGGTGTTCACCAGCTTTTGGAGGAGGGTTGGTTCTTTGGGAAACTGCTCACCAGGAAACCAAGATCATCTTTAATGCTGAGGTGCTACTCTGATCCTACTCCAAACTTTGATCAAGCAATTTTAGCAGAGAACAATCCATGCATAGGGAAAGTTGTAGGTAATTCGATTCGTGAACCATCATTGCTGCCTTGTATAGGCTGGAgagaagagaaaattgaagagaaacaGCCGACCTGCAGGCAATTATCAGATAAAGCTTCGGTACAACAGCCTATCAAACCAACTACTTGTGCAGAAGGTATTCAAGAGAATAGAAGGAGCAAAGTGATCACAGGGCAACCATCAAAGCACAAATTACTTAGAACACCATCTCTACCCCCTTGTATAGGTAGGAAagaagtagaagaagaagaagagaatgatGATAACATTACAATGAGCAGATTGATTCGCCAAGCAATGTCTCCTCGTCATACTTCAAAG GGTATGATACAAAGTTCCAGCATGCCAAGGTACAGCCCACCAAGAAACTGGAAGATGCAAACCATTGACACAGTTAATGCTAACTCTAAACAAAAGAGGAATCTTGGATGTTCTAACCAAAGAAATATACAGAGAAGCCTAAGTAATATTGAATCTCAAGAAGTGCAAGGGTTCAAGGACTTGGGATTCACATTTAACAAACAAGACCTAAACCCAAGTGAGGCTGGAATTCTCCCTGGTTTGCAAGACGAGCAAAAAAAAAACCAAGATCATCAAGACCATGACAAAGTGAGGAGGAGACCTCATCTTTCTAAGGCATGGCATCTGCAAAAGCAAAGTTGTGCACCTCCAATTCCCATTTGGGCTCCCAAAAATTCAGCACAAGAAATGAAGGCACAACTCAAGTATTGGGCTAGAGCAGTCGCCTCTAATGTACGCTAA